In Mercurialis annua linkage group LG5, ddMerAnnu1.2, whole genome shotgun sequence, a single genomic region encodes these proteins:
- the LOC126679725 gene encoding formin-like protein 14, with translation MSLLSRFFYKRPPDGLLEFVDRVYVFDSCFSTEVLPDELYQSYLHEIVSELREEFSDSSFLAFNFREGEKRSQFAETLCKYDVTVMDYPRHYEGVPLLPLSLVHHFLRVCESWLSLGNHQNIILIHCERGGWPILSFLLASFLIFCKFHSGERRTLEIVHREAPKGFLQLLSPLNPFPSQLRYLQYVARRNIAPEWPPPERALSLDCVILRAIPSFDSENGCRPIIRIFGRNLHTKSGLSTQMLFSMSKKKKTTLRHYCQADCDVIKIDIQCLVQGDVVLECVHLDLDPEREVMMFRVMFNTAFIRSNILMLNSDNLDILWDSKERYPKGFRAEVLFGELESLSPPKAPTRTLNGEEKGGLPIEAFSRIQELFSGAEWIDNNEDAALWLLEQLSVLTDARDLSRLHNKGSSFVSPLDSEEEYNASSTADSSDEAFDLIPKTSTDSVLLPIEHDGFPDQSNASEALAQFSMGNVPSSPRPQLSVASEPTPPSSSPPTVQPLVAQPPPPPPPISSQTPLSVPPLPPPPPPPCFDSFTNISRPPSPPTLSIVLKEDSTVLTALTASRVAQPHPCPSPNFSKSVSSPPPPPPPPPNFCRKDISTPPPATNMGPPLPPPPPPPPPPPPPAFSSSKGGPPPPPLSSTSRQSTLSPSLPPPPPPPPPLSSTSRQSSLSLSPPPPPPPPVSHPSSMVTNSLQPSSRQPPPPPPPPKASQTSSIGNSIGGAPPPPPPPPLGRNLNNSPKASQTSSIGNSIGGAPPPPPPPPPPPPLGRNLNNPPKPPAPPPPPPLLSGPLRSGSVPPPPPPAPIPPAAPPPPPALHRPAAPPPPPPGTKGPNAPPPPPSIGKGKSSSGPTSHGRGRNTVGTVSAPKKTSLKPLHWVKVTRAMQGSLWADSPKQENQSRAPEIDISELESLFSAASASDGTGSNKAGVRRGSNINKPEKVQLVDLRRAYNCEIMLTKIKVPLPEMISAVLALDSSALDIDQVENLIKFSPTKDEMEMLKNYAGDKDMLGKCEQFFLELMKVPRVEAKLRVFAFRITFCSQVDDLRCNLKSINNATREVKDSVKLRQIMQTILTLGNALNQGTARGSAVGFKLDSLLKLSDTRAKNNKMTLMHYLCKLLAEKMPELLDFDKDLVHIEAASKIQLKTLAEEMQAVSKGLEKVEQELAASANDGAISIGFQRALKSFLDTAEAEVRSLISLYAEVGRNADSLSQYFGEDPARCPFEQVTQILVLFVKMFNKARNENEKQVEADKKKLEKEALKERATANLSAKKDGVDSDWLKLGSQIQKHPS, from the exons ATGTCCCTTCTCAGTAGATTCTTTTACAAAAGACCCCCCGATGGATTGCTTGAATTTGTTGACAGAGTTTACG TTTTTGATTCATGCTTTTCCACTGAAGTTTTGCCTGATGAATTGTATCAAAGCTATCTACATGAAATTGTATCAGAGTTACGTGAGGAATTTAGTGACTCGTCGTTTCTTGCTTTTAATTTTCGTGAGGGTGAGAAAAGGTCCCAATTTGCTGAAACTCTATGCAAATATGATGTTACTGTGATGGATTATCCGCGACATTACGAGGGAGTCCCTCTTCTCCCGTTATCGTTAGTTCACCATTTCCTCCGTGTTTGCGAGAGTTGGCTTTCTCTTGGGAATCATCAGAATATTATACTTATCCACTGTGAGAGAGGGGGTTGGCCCATTTTGTCTTTCCTGTTAGCTAGTTTTTTAATCTTTTGTAAGTTCCATAGTGGTGAACGGCGAACTCTTGAGATTGTTCATCGAGAGGCTCCTAAAGGGTTCTTGCAGCTGTTGTCACCTCTTAATCCTTTTCCTTCTCAGCTTCGTTACTTGCAATATGTTGCCAGAAGAAACATAGCACCTGAGTGGCCTCCTCCTGAACGAGCGCTTTCTTTAGATTGTGTTATTCTCCGTGCCATTCCAAGTTTTGACTCTGAAAACGGGTGTAGGCCAATTATCCGTATTTTTGGTAGGAATCTGCACACCAAGAGTGGGCTTTCGACCCAGATGCTCTTCTCTAtgtcaaagaaaaagaaaactacCCTTCGGCATTATTGTCAG GCAGATTGTGATGTGATAAAGATTGACATTCAGTGTTTAGTGCAAGGGGATGTTGTATTGGAGTGTGTGCATCTGGACTTGGATCCAGAAAGGGAGGTTATGATGTTTCGTGTGATGTTTAATACAGCATTTATTCGATCTAACATATTGATGCTGAACTCTGACAACTTGGATATTCTCTGGGATTCAAAAGAACGGTATCCAAAAGGATTCCGAGCAGAG GTTTTATTTGGAGAATTGGAGAGTCTATCCCCGCCCAAAGCTCCAACAAGGACTTTAAATGGCGAGGAGAAAGGTGGATTGCCAATTGAAGCATTTTCTAGGATTCAAGAACTTTTTAGTGGTGCTGAGTGGATTGATAACAATGAAGATGCTGCATTATGGTTACTTGAGCAACTTTCTGTCTTAACTGATGCTAGAGATTTATCAAGATTACACAATAAAGGCAGTTCATTTGTCTCACCTCTTGACTCTGAAGAAGAATATAATGCTTCTAGCACTGCTGATAGTTCAGATGAAGCGTTTGATCTTATTCCCAAAACTTCTACTGATTCAGTTCTCTTACCTATTGAACATGATGGATTTCCTGATCAAAGTAATGCTTCAGAAGCTCTTGCTCAATTTTCAATGGGAAATGTCCCCTCTTCACCACGACCACAACTATCTGTTGCAAGTGAACCAACTCCACCATCTTCATCTCCTCCAACTGTGCAGCCACTTGTTGCGCAaccacctccacctccaccacctATTTCCAGTCAAACTCCTTTATCAGTACCGCCGCTGCCACCTCCACCGCCTCCACCATGTTTTGATTCCTTTACTAACATCAGCAGGCCTCCTTCACCACCTACTCTTTCCATTGTTCTCAAAGAAGATTCTACAGTACTCACAGCTCTCACTGCTAGCAGAGTTGCTCAGCCTCATCCTTGTCCATCTCCTAACTTCAGTAAATCTGTATCATCACCGCCTCCACCTCCACCTCCTCCTCCTAACTTCTGCAGAAAAGATATTAGTACACCACCTCCTGCTACTAATATGGGTCCACCTTtgcctccaccaccaccaccaccaccaccaccaccaccacctgcTTTCAGTTCTTCTAAAGGTGGCCCACCCCCTCCACCTCTGTCTTCTACATCTAGGCAATCAACATTGTCTCCGTCTCTGCCTCCCCCCCCACCACCCCCTCCACCTCTTTCTTCTACATCTAGGCAATCATCATTGTCTCTGTCTCCCCCCCCACCACCACCTCCGCCAGTTTCACATCCATCATCTATGGTCACTAATAGTCTACAGCCTTCATCAAGACAACCACCACCCCCGCCCCCACCCCCAAAGGCATCTCAGACATCATCTATAGGTAACTCTATTGGTGGGGCACCACCtcctccacctccacctccTTTGGGACGTAACCTTAATAATTCCCCCAAGGCATCTCAGACATCATCTATAGGTAATTCTATTGGTGGGGCACCACCTCCcccacctccacctccacctccacctccTTTGGGACGTAACCTTAATAATCCCCCCAAGCCACCTGCtccacctcctcctcctcctttaTTATCAGGACCTTTGCGCTCTGGTTCAGTcccaccacctccaccaccaGCTCCCATTCCTCCTgctgctcctcctcctccaccTGCACTACATCGTCCTGCTGCtccaccaccacctcctcctGGAACAAAGGGCCCTAATGCACCACCGCCACCTCCATCTATTGGAAAGGGAAAATCTTCTTCAGGCCCAACTAGTCATGGAAGAGGTCGAAATACTGTTGGGACAGTTAGCGCTCCTAAAAAGACTTCTTTAAAACCCTTGCATTGGGTTAAAGTGACAAGAGCAATGCAAGGGAGTCTATGGGCAGATTCACCAAAGCAGGAAAATCAATCAAG GGCCCCTGAAATTGATATATCAGAGCTTGAAAGCTTGTTCTCGGCTGCCTCTGCTTCAGATGGGACTGGCAGTAATAAAGCTGGAGTTCGGCGTGGTTCTAACATTAACAAACCTGAGAAAGTGCAATTG GTCGATTTGCGTAGAGCATATAATTGTGAAATTATGCTCACTAAAATTAAAGTACCTTTGCCGGAAATGATA AGTGCGGTCTTAGCTTTGGATTCTTCCGCTTTGGACATTGATCAGGTTGAGAATCTCATCAAATTTTCTCCCACTAAAGACGAGATGGAGATGTTGAAG AACTATGCAGGTGACAAGGATATGTTGGGGAAATGTGAACAG TTTTTCCTGGAGCTGATGAAAGTTCCAAGAGTAGAAGCTAAATTACGAGTATTTGCCTTTAGAATCACCTTTTGCAGTCAG GTGGATGATTTAAGATGTAATCTCAAATCTATCAATAATGCTACTAGAGAG GTAAAAGATTCGGTTAAATTACGTCAGATAATGCAAACAATTCTGACATTAGGAAATGCTCTGAATCAAGGCACTGCAAGAG GATCTGCTGTTGGATTCAAATTAGATAGTCTTTTGAAGTTATCTGACACTCGTgcaaaaaacaacaaaatgacTTTAATGCATTATCTATGCAAG CTTCTTGCTGAGAAAATGCCGGAGTTGTTAGATTTTGACAAGGACCTTGTTCATATAGAAGCTGCTTCAAAG ATTCAATTGAAAACTTTGGCCGAAGAAATGCAAGCTGTGAGTAAAGGTCTTGAAAAGGTTGAGCAAGAGCTTGCTGCTTCAGCAAATGATGGGGCTATCTCTATAGGATTCCAAAGG